The following are from one region of the Prochlorococcus marinus str. SB genome:
- a CDS encoding DUF2839 domain-containing protein produces MYGNTSVLIMGEAKRRKNLGIPPREKNEDIKFPQLDKKAIQQKVRSTLYKYPIIPFLFYGVAVVILIGGLFYVFKSFNIA; encoded by the coding sequence ATGTATGGGAATACCTCTGTATTAATTATGGGAGAGGCAAAGAGAAGAAAAAATTTAGGTATTCCGCCTAGAGAAAAAAATGAAGACATAAAGTTTCCTCAACTCGATAAAAAAGCCATACAGCAAAAAGTTAGGTCCACACTATATAAATATCCAATAATACCTTTTCTTTTTTATGGAGTCGCCGTAGTGATCCTAATCGGAGGTTTATTTTATGTTTTTAAATCCTTTAATATTGCTTAA
- a CDS encoding DUF2839 family protein, whose translation MGEAKRREELGLPPRQKNELNKSDRYFSWLPITKSRIKKYPYMGVATMALGAIIFLVSGGANSIN comes from the coding sequence ATGGGCGAAGCTAAAAGAAGAGAAGAATTAGGATTGCCACCTAGACAAAAAAATGAATTAAATAAATCTGATAGGTACTTTTCATGGCTTCCAATTACTAAATCAAGAATTAAGAAATACCCTTACATGGGTGTAGCAACAATGGCACTGGGAGCGATAATTTTCTTAGTAAGTGGAGGCGCAAATAGTATTAATTAG
- a CDS encoding DUF3721 domain-containing protein — protein sequence MRGTFHSEEEAENRSLELGCEGIHKNQDKWMPCKNEKELHIYLRK from the coding sequence ATGAGGGGTACATTTCATTCTGAAGAGGAGGCCGAAAATAGATCTTTAGAACTTGGTTGCGAAGGAATACATAAGAATCAAGATAAATGGATGCCATGCAAAAACGAAAAAGAATTACATATCTATTTGAGGAAATAA
- a CDS encoding DUF411 domain-containing protein: protein MALNKIFIKRGFLNYLIFSGILFTNIINPYKSIALTQENIDIPKVVSYRSASCGCCKKWINHLRANGLEVVDNIVEDVSVIKNQYQIPNNLRSCHSAQIANYTIEGHVPIESINKLFREKPNINGIAVPGMPLGSPGMEIHSHDSHSHDYENYKVVSFSSTGKTKIFDKISP from the coding sequence ATGGCACTTAATAAAATATTTATTAAAAGAGGATTTTTAAATTATCTAATTTTTTCTGGAATTCTTTTTACAAATATAATTAATCCATATAAGAGTATTGCTTTAACTCAAGAAAATATAGATATCCCAAAAGTTGTTTCTTACAGATCAGCATCATGTGGTTGTTGCAAAAAATGGATCAATCATTTAAGAGCTAATGGATTAGAAGTTGTTGATAATATAGTTGAGGATGTTTCAGTAATTAAAAACCAATATCAAATTCCCAATAACCTGAGATCATGTCACTCTGCTCAAATAGCTAACTATACGATTGAGGGACATGTCCCGATTGAATCAATAAACAAACTTTTTAGAGAAAAACCAAATATCAATGGGATAGCAGTTCCGGGCATGCCACTTGGCTCTCCAGGTATGGAAATACATTCTCACGACTCTCACTCTCATGATTATGAGAACTACAAAGTAGTTTCATTTAGTAGTACTGGCAAAACAAAAATATTTGATAAAATTTCTCCTTAA
- a CDS encoding MauE/DoxX family redox-associated membrane protein, giving the protein MKIKSFTPLIAVFGTSFLITISFLKSFQIFMGISICLLAMLKLMDIEAFGTSYKKYDLISSKFDGWIYIYPFCEILIGISFLNSSPPSLIIFIALILGISGMISVFKAVYLDKLKLNCACIGGYAKTPLGIISFIENLLMAIMSVLILIK; this is encoded by the coding sequence ATGAAGATTAAGTCATTTACCCCGTTAATTGCAGTCTTTGGTACTTCATTTCTGATAACTATTTCATTTCTTAAAAGTTTCCAAATTTTTATGGGGATATCAATTTGCCTTTTAGCTATGCTCAAGCTTATGGATATTGAAGCTTTTGGAACAAGTTATAAGAAATATGATTTAATATCTTCTAAATTTGATGGCTGGATATATATTTATCCTTTTTGCGAAATATTAATTGGAATAAGTTTTCTTAATTCTTCTCCACCCTCTTTAATTATTTTTATTGCTCTAATTTTAGGAATTTCTGGCATGATTTCGGTATTTAAGGCTGTTTATTTGGATAAATTAAAATTAAATTGTGCATGTATTGGTGGATATGCAAAAACTCCTTTGGGAATTATTAGTTTTATCGAAAATCTTTTAATGGCAATTATGAGTGTCTTAATTCTTATTAAATAG
- a CDS encoding DUF1651 domain-containing protein gives MEKFTLINKTRSRIKVFEPFEESSKNPSMVNAILISYGCVLKRSSKPVLKGSRVESIEEARQEYKKLLEEGWEKTYRFNSFF, from the coding sequence ATGGAAAAATTTACTTTAATCAATAAAACCAGATCAAGGATTAAAGTATTTGAACCTTTTGAAGAAAGTTCTAAGAACCCTTCTATGGTTAATGCAATTTTAATCTCTTATGGTTGTGTGCTTAAGCGATCAAGTAAGCCAGTTTTGAAAGGCTCTAGGGTTGAATCTATCGAAGAAGCGAGACAAGAATATAAAAAACTATTAGAGGAAGGGTGGGAAAAAACTTATAGATTCAACAGTTTTTTTTAA
- a CDS encoding DUF3303 domain-containing protein, with amino-acid sequence MQTYIVHWQFPDQESHMQGAEAFAGFVEGGCEGDEFDGFKVLNRVVNPEGANGWAIVESSNHQNIWKWSSIWVDNFGVEIEVTPVLTDKEFLSVHKEIAAASN; translated from the coding sequence ATGCAAACTTACATCGTTCACTGGCAATTTCCAGATCAAGAAAGTCATATGCAAGGGGCCGAAGCTTTTGCAGGTTTCGTTGAAGGTGGATGCGAAGGTGATGAATTTGATGGGTTTAAAGTTCTTAATCGAGTAGTGAATCCCGAGGGAGCTAATGGTTGGGCAATAGTTGAATCTTCAAACCATCAGAACATTTGGAAATGGAGTAGTATCTGGGTCGATAACTTTGGCGTAGAAATTGAAGTTACACCAGTTCTAACGGATAAAGAATTTCTTTCCGTCCATAAAGAAATTGCAGCAGCCTCTAACTAA
- a CDS encoding SOS response-associated peptidase: MCGRFELKTKFEKLPKVLKQDYPIGLDSKYDTQSLIRPNDPVLVIKNEGRIKTTFMTWGFISPWARDPFDKGKPRPFNARSETVEEKKLFSGSWKHKRCLIPASGFFEKKYRVRKSNYETFWLGGIWSKWTSPDGAELESCCVLTTEPNDLIKPLHHRMPVIIPNGYEEQWTEQVKDADELKGLFAIMMSWSPDGWLVEDVKKKETGQMSLF; this comes from the coding sequence ATGTGCGGAAGATTTGAGCTGAAAACTAAATTTGAGAAGTTGCCAAAGGTTTTGAAACAAGACTATCCAATTGGACTTGATTCTAAATATGATACTCAAAGTCTAATAAGACCTAATGATCCTGTTCTTGTAATTAAAAACGAAGGAAGAATTAAAACTACTTTTATGACATGGGGTTTTATTTCTCCTTGGGCCAGAGACCCATTTGATAAAGGGAAACCAAGACCATTTAATGCAAGATCAGAAACCGTAGAAGAAAAAAAATTATTTAGTGGAAGTTGGAAACATAAAAGATGCCTAATACCTGCGAGCGGTTTTTTTGAAAAAAAATATCGTGTTCGAAAATCGAATTATGAGACTTTTTGGTTGGGCGGAATTTGGAGTAAGTGGACTTCACCAGATGGTGCAGAACTTGAGAGTTGCTGCGTTTTAACAACTGAACCAAATGATTTAATTAAACCTTTACATCACCGCATGCCTGTGATCATTCCTAATGGATATGAGGAACAATGGACAGAGCAAGTTAAAGATGCAGATGAATTAAAAGGACTATTTGCAATCATGATGAGTTGGTCCCCTGATGGTTGGCTAGTAGAGGATGTAAAGAAAAAAGAAACTGGTCAAATGAGTTTGTTTTAA
- a CDS encoding DUF1651 domain-containing protein translates to MAKSYWLINSNSSEVKRFMKNDKSIDGVFEYMFIDTGKIVGVLGNKPPVMTNTVSVEIDLAREIYERLLSKGWRKIEKNWN, encoded by the coding sequence ATGGCTAAATCTTATTGGTTGATTAATTCAAATAGCTCAGAAGTTAAAAGATTTATGAAAAACGATAAGAGTATTGATGGAGTTTTTGAATATATGTTTATAGATACTGGAAAAATAGTGGGGGTATTAGGAAACAAACCACCAGTAATGACAAATACAGTTTCTGTTGAAATAGATTTAGCTAGAGAAATTTATGAAAGATTACTTTCTAAGGGATGGAGGAAAATTGAAAAAAATTGGAATTAA
- the rluF gene encoding 23S rRNA pseudouridine(2604) synthase RluF, which translates to MATRINKYLSEVGYCSRREADRLILKGKVTINGKIPEIGTKVEDSDQVEVKGQRIEKSKKQKNIYLAFNKPVGIVCTTDRKVEPNNVIDFIKYPKRIFPIGRLDKLSEGLIFLTNDGDIVNKILRARNNHEKEYIVKVNRPINSDFIQSMSNGVEILGTITKNCFVKQLGPRNFKIILTQGLNRQIRRMCEALGYKVRSLKRTRIMNIKLDVPTGEYRELSKEELLELNGLLENSSKTYD; encoded by the coding sequence ATGGCTACCAGAATAAATAAATATTTAAGTGAAGTAGGTTATTGTTCTAGAAGAGAAGCTGATAGATTAATCCTAAAAGGAAAGGTAACCATTAATGGCAAAATTCCAGAAATTGGAACTAAAGTAGAAGATAGTGACCAAGTTGAAGTTAAAGGTCAAAGAATAGAAAAATCAAAGAAACAAAAAAACATATACTTAGCCTTTAATAAACCTGTGGGAATTGTTTGCACAACAGATAGAAAAGTAGAACCCAATAATGTAATAGATTTTATTAAATATCCTAAAAGAATTTTTCCCATCGGAAGATTAGATAAGCTCAGTGAGGGATTGATTTTTTTAACCAATGATGGAGATATCGTAAATAAGATTCTTAGAGCAAGAAATAATCATGAAAAAGAATATATTGTAAAAGTTAATCGTCCTATTAATAGCGATTTTATTCAAAGCATGAGTAATGGAGTTGAAATATTAGGCACAATAACTAAAAATTGTTTCGTAAAACAATTGGGACCAAGAAATTTTAAAATAATTCTCACACAGGGACTTAATCGCCAGATTAGAAGAATGTGTGAGGCTTTAGGATATAAAGTACGGTCATTAAAGCGTACAAGAATTATGAATATTAAGTTAGACGTGCCAACAGGAGAATATAGAGAACTTAGTAAAGAAGAACTCTTAGAATTAAATGGATTACTTGAAAACTCCTCAAAAACATATGACTAA